In Mus musculus strain C57BL/6J chromosome 9, GRCm38.p6 C57BL/6J, one genomic interval encodes:
- the Trappc4 gene encoding trafficking protein particle complex subunit 4 isoform X1, with amino-acid sequence MASTRLTGKKCWSIWVTLRITRFPSDSAGPALPLTRSLCWPRCSTRIKFVVLADPRQAGIDSLLRKIYEIYSDFALKNPFYSLEMPIRCELFDQNLKLALEVAEKAGTFGPGS; translated from the exons ATGGCAAGTACACGGCTGACGGGAAAGAAGTGCTGGAGTATCTGGGTAACCCTGCGAATTACCCGGTTTCCATCCGATTCGGCCGGCCCCGCCTTACCTCTAACGAGAAGCTTATGCTGGCCTCGATGTTCCACTC GGATCAAGTTTGTGGTCCTGGCAGACCCTAGGCAAGCTGGAATAGATTCTCTTCTCCgaaaaatttatgaaatttacTCAGACTTTGCCCTCAAGAATCCATTCTACTCCTTGGAAATGCCTATCAG ATGCGAGCTGTTTGATCAAAACCTGAAGCTAGCTCTAGAGGTGGCAGAGAAGGCTGGCACTTTTGGACCTGGGTCATAG
- the Trappc4 gene encoding trafficking protein particle complex subunit 4: protein MAIFSVYVVNKAGGLIYQWDSYSPRAEAEKTFSYPLDLLLKLHDERVLVAFGQRDGIRVGHAVLAINGMDVNGKYTADGKEVLEYLGNPANYPVSIRFGRPRLTSNEKLMLASMFHSLFAIGSQLSPEQGSSGIEMLETDTFKLHCFQTLTGIKFVVLADPRQAGIDSLLRKIYEIYSDFALKNPFYSLEMPIRCELFDQNLKLALEVAEKAGTFGPGS from the exons ATGGCGATTTTTAGCGTGTACGTGGTGAACAAAGCCGGCGGCCTGATTTACCAGTGGGACAGCTATTCGCCACGGGCTGAGGCTGAGAAGACTTTCAGTTACCCGCTGGACCTGCTGCTGAAACTGCACGACGAACGCGTGCTGGTCGCTTTCGGCCAGCGCGACGGCATCCGGG TGGGCCATGCAGTGTTGGCCATCAATGGCATGGACGTGAATGGCAAGTACACGGCTGACGGGAAAGAAGTGCTGGAGTATCTGGGTAACCCTGCGAATTACCCGGTTTCCATCCGATTCGGCCGGCCCCGCCTTACCTCTAACGAGAAGCTTATGCTGGCCTCGATGTTCCACTC GCTCTTTGCCATTGGTTCCCAGCTATCTCCGGAACAGGGCAGTTCAGGCATTGAGATGCTGGAAACAGACACCTTCAAACTGCActgcttccaaacactgacag GGATCAAGTTTGTGGTCCTGGCAGACCCTAGGCAAGCTGGAATAGATTCTCTTCTCCgaaaaatttatgaaatttacTCAGACTTTGCCCTCAAGAATCCATTCTACTCCTTGGAAATGCCTATCAG ATGCGAGCTGTTTGATCAAAACCTGAAGCTAGCTCTAGAGGTGGCAGAGAAGGCTGGCACTTTTGGACCTGGGTCATAG